Part of the Lolium rigidum isolate FL_2022 chromosome 6, APGP_CSIRO_Lrig_0.1, whole genome shotgun sequence genome, cgctgttgaggggcttgcttggtgttccgaacttcgcaacagtggtatgaaagtgggagcGGCAGCACATGTAAAGTttggagtcttacctttcagggtgaaaactcaaggtcTGGCCTTTACAGGTTGTGCgtggcaatgtccttgttgaaggcattgttttgagagcggagactatcttcagggtgaaaacctaagatcttaaatcggacgacgacgatgctggtgtactgttcccttcttggagccgTTACTTTTGAAGAGTccgaatttcaggtgttgtcttggtggtggatgtattttgTTGCTAGGGCTAGGATACTGTAGCGgggcttttatttcttagttttctttttctcttttttggttgtttgcatccgtaatgttattaggatattgcgttgttgcagaggttgagTATAATTAGTatattctgatattaatatattccttttatcgaaaaaaatgtgcGAAAGCAGGAAGTCAAATTACCTACTAGAGTATAGGTACGTGCTGCATGGACACCTCCTCCATGGGCAAGGTCAAAATCAATGTTGATGGTGCCATTGCCAAGACAGAGAACAAGGGAGCTTTCAGTGTGATTTGCAGAAATGAAGAAATGATAagggtgttttttttttgaaacggaggcaaaaaatTTACCCCATTCATTCATTATTCATTCATTAAGTAGAAGGTGTccgatttttaggagaaaaccgaaaAACCAACAACAACAGTGCCATAGCACACCCAAACCACACACTCCGCCACAAGGGCACACCCAGCCACCCAggctacccacaaaagctaaGAAGCTCAAGCCGGCCTATACCAAACAGATGGCTCTTCGGAGAGAGATCGACAGCTCCGCTTCTGACGACGAGCCTCGGAGAGGAGATACGCAAGACAAGCGCGGAATAGGACCTTCACCGGACCACCCATCGtaggtcatcgtacaccgcccgAGGGTGTGTTTTTGGGTGATTCGTCCATTGCTATTGATGGACTCATGGACCCGGAGGTACTAGAAGCAATGGGAAGCGCTGAGCCTCGCCGCCGACCTGCAACTTAGCAATATCCAAGTATCCTCGGATTGCCTCACGGTAGTCAAGGAAATCAACGGAGGTTTGGGACGTTGGAAAATATtgcatggttatcaaggtgttatcCAGAAAGGAGCTGTTCTAAGATGTTACTTTCATGCATGAGCAGCGAGAATCAAATGGCAAGGCCCACAGGCTTGCTAGAGCAGCTACTAGCCTACTACTCTAGTTTATGGTAGGCGTATTTGGCTTGTAAATCCCCCAACTGAAGTGGGAATCCCCGTAAATGTTTTGTTAAACAATCAATAAAAGCCTAGGCCGTTCCTCTCAAAGAAGAACATAAGTGATCAAACAATCAAAGCCCATCTCACCACAGGCTCCTCGTCCAGTGCGCCTCCATGGCGACATGATTAATAGCCGCTAGGTCTTACTCCATTCCTCATTCTCGACTGTCCCGTGGGACTGTTTCGTCACTGGCCTCTCTACCCTCCTCCTCAATACCCTTCTTTTTCGTGTCACTATATGCAATCTCGCGTGCTGCTGAACCGCTACATGCTACCGGGCAACACATAGTCCCCCTCTTGTGTTCCTTTATGCAGCACCAAAAATTTATATCTCTTGTTTTTGCCTGAACACACAATCTTTCTCACCATGATACTGCCATCTGATTACCCCATACTATGATTAGCTGTGTTTCATGCATATTTTGGGTTTCTATGGAATTGACGCCTTATGGTGTTCCAGGTGACATCGTTGATGATTATGTGATGACCAGGGAGAGCTAACCATCAATGCGCAACCTCTAAAACATTACAACATCTTATGTAACAtttacaacatgatcattgagaatgAGCAAAGTCGTGATGGAAACTTCAAATACGACCATGTGAAAACGACTACCATACCTGTGCACGATCAGCTTCATAAGAGTTCATTGACATTCATCGAAGGATTGAAAACAAGCAGGGGCAAAAGGAACTTCAAGATGATCTTGTCGAACAATTGTGGCAGACATAGTGTCAAGGTTTAGTTTATTTACATGTAATTTAGTTGAACTATATACTGAATTTGAATTGTTGTGCTAACAAATTACGCATCCGAATATTTGTTCAAATGTATGCAGTAGTAGTATTAAGGGTTAAATTATTAAGGTGTCAAAATATACACCTATTTGAGTCTGTATCCACAAACTGAAGAGAAATAGTGATCTGAGAATAGGGAGATAGCTGTAAAAGAGGGTGAAAGTAGATGCTAAGGAAAAATAAGTAGGCACCCAAAATGGTCTATTAGAtgtcaaagaaaaaaaataggtCTGTTAGGGGCACAAAAAGATGAGTGGACTGCTGGAGATGTTTGAAGTCCTGCATACTTTCAACCTAAACTTCAAAAACATTACTGTTTCACGAGTATTCATTTCATTCATCTCAAATCAGCTCGAGATTTTTGTGTAGTACAAAAGGGAATAAATAACAAGTTTAGCACCAAAAATAATAAATCAATAATGATACAAGTTAACTCAAGAGGAAAACAGTGTTTGTTTCTTCAAAACTGTACTTGATGTGTAACTTACAGTAACCAGGATGAACAAGCCACCAAAAAAACCTTGCACGGTAGAGCTTCTTGGGATAAGACTTCCATGTCCATTTCCCAATGCCATCTATACGCTGTAACGAGCAAGAACTATGTATCCCCAGAGCCTCTCATTGATATCTTCTAGTGGACAGGCCAGAGAAAATTCAGAGAAGTCTCAGTTCGTATTCACCAGCCATTGTAATGTATCTAACCCAGGGAAGCGCCTGGTACCCACTCTTTTCAATGATCTTTAGATATCGAACCTATAAAATACAAAATCCCATACTTTTTACTTGAGAAAAATGAAACGGCACCAATGATAATATAGCAAATTTCTAACACTGCAAAATCTAATTACCTGAATACCCGATACAGTGAAATATGGTATCTCAAATTTCACTCGTATTGGTGCCTTCTTTTCAGGGACCGCTTCTTCTGCAGTTATACTTGGTAGACTAAATTCTGCTCTGCACATGTACTCCTAAGAGAGCAGATGCAGAAAATCAGCACACTTGAAGTAGCAACAAAGAAGCCAATGGAATCGGTCATACTCACTTTGCCACCAGGGAATGATTTTATTTTCCAGACCATTGCATCTCGCTCAGGGGCATATGCAGCAGAACCCATTGAAGTTCTTATATTTGGGTTTGTGGCATCTGAAGGAACAGGCACTTCaatttcaacatttgttgctgtgctggaaatgaagaagaagaaaaatactATTATTTTCCAAAATGTCGCAAGTGTAACAGgagcaaaccaaaaaaaaaatgcagacGGACCTTCTTTCCTTAAACTGACTTCTTGCCTTAACCATGAATTCTATCCGGCTTCTTGAATGTTTTTCAACTTGCGCTTCCACCCAGATAAGAGGTTTCACCTAAATAGCATAAGGGCAAGCACATGAAAATGAGACAAAAACGAAAAATTTCAAGTATAAATGAAGTCTCTTGTGATTGTAAAATACGATTAAGAAGAAAAACCTGAGTGTTGAGCCTGTATGTCATTAGATCGAAAGATCCGTCTGGAGGTATGAATGATATAGTCCTATCATTCTCGAATCTGGTCAATCGTACACACCTTGTAGCAGAATAGAGAATGGTCATGCTCAAGTCTTGACATAACAAACTTGATGGGAAAAAGCAATattgttgcttactgatgaaattTGATATCATCAAGATCTATTGCCTTCCCTTTAGTTGCTCGACCCTGAGCCTCCAAAAGAACTTTGTCATTCAACCCAAGTTTGCACTCGGGCATTCCACTGTTTGAAAACATTTCAGGTTTAGTAGCGTTATACATGTCTATCTTGAAAAAGGAAACATCGATAGCAAATATAGTTAGATGGAAGGAAAACTCGTAAGAAAGATAAATAGACCTTAAGCAAGTCTGGCACCCTataaactactacctccgtttcaaggaataaggcgcacacgtattccaagacgaactttgaccataaaagttgagcaacaaaatcttaattatattatatgtatatagtatcattggattcgtattgaaaaatactttttaatgatgctaatttcatacaaacaatctttatctatttaaagtaattcttggtcaaacaaaaagctcgtaaaacgagggcgccttattccttgaaacggaggtagtagtgtcatTTGTGATATATTAATTTCAAAACGAGCCATGATATTCGAGCAATGCTTCACATTTCCAAAGCATCAAATGTCTTAAATTGGTAATGTGAAGCAATATCAATTTTAAGACCTAAGAATGTAAGGGATTATTTGCGCCTGCCTTCAAATTCATTTAACTTTATGGTTGAAGGACCTTTGTGGAATGCAAGATATATATGGTGCATACAGAGTACAGACATCATCAACCTGACAAGTACAAGCATAGCATACTCATAATTCAGTACCACATTTGGACATTTTTGAACTTTCTAAATTAATAGTGATTATATTTAGTAACTTCTGGAATTAACCTGTTTTACAATTACCAGAGATATAGAACTCCCTTTCTACTATAACTTACTTTATGATTATTATGGTGCAGAGCAATAGGTGCCAACTCCTAATTGTAAGGTCCACGGTAAAggagtatcaccaaagaactagccatggaaagagccacatggaagcttgctatccatgtgccagaaccatgagttggttacgagatcttatgggtttcacctctagcctaccccaacttgtttgggaataaaggttttgttgttgttgttgtcgttgttTACTTCAAATAAAGTAGGGAGCTGCAAAACCAATATCGCTAGTGTACTCATCTTTCAGTACCACGTTTGGTACATTCAACTTTCTTTTTTGATATTGATTACGTAGTTTAGCTTATAATGATTAAGAGTTGACCAGCTGACCCACCAATTGTAACTTAAGTGTTGTCTGGGCACTTCAACTCGACTGGTGTGAGTGGTTGAGTAGTCACCGACTAACCTCGACTAGTCCAGGATGCCTACGGCTGCACACTGAACCCTAGTCCCTTCGATGCACTAGAACACCTTCCAGCCTCCAGAGAAAGTTGCCTCCTGGGTATTGAGCCCTAGCCTGGCCACCGACTGCCGGCGTCACTGATTGCCACAATGCTGGCTGTTGCTGCCACCATCCGTAGTTGTGTGATCTTTCTCATCTGCTGTCCTTCTTTCCTTGTGGTGTTCTCCTTTTCTTTCCACTCCTTCCAATCCTCTCTGTGCTGAACTATCGATTTGATTTGTGATTTCCTCTCTTACAGCCATATCATGCTAGCATCATGTCGCAGACAGAGGTATGACAAGAAGTTGCTGCAGATGCAGCTGTTGAGCAGTATGATCCATCCATAGATCCTAAGACGATAACAACAAAGTCCAAGGACCATTTATGTTTATGATGATATTGGTGGTTTAGTAGTATGGTATTCATTTTTTTTATACTAGCTAGTGAACGACCCATAGTCACGACTAGTCTATGAGTCGTACCCTAGCTACTCGACTCGACACTTAGACTCTCAATCCTTGTTAACTTGTTTTATGAGCACCAGAGATGTATCAATCCCAGTTCTACCTTACTTGTTTTACGATGATTATGGTGCAGCTACAAACCAACTGAAGTAATCAATTTACCAACTCCTAATTGTCAGATCCCCAATGAAAATGATAACATTTATTTAGGTAAACTATGAAGTCTCAAGACCAATAGCACAGTTATGTACACCATTGTTCCAAACATCAATTGAACAGGCTTATCGATTTGTCACTGAAACATGACAAAGACAGCTTAACTTTGAATTTCTTTCCAGTCTGTGTAACAAGGCATTTAGTGGGTTCTCTGTTATTCAGTACAAGAATTGTGCTGCACATAATAGATGAAGAGCCTACTAGGATGGAACTTCTGCTTTCATCAGCAATTTTTTTTATTGCAGGACCAGGTTTTAGAACACAAATACAAGGTTGTGTACAGAAATCAATACACATGTGAAAGCCATGAAAGACATGACAGATAGTCAGAGAAATCATTGACTGAAGTATCGTTAAGGTTTAACTAAGACATAGATTCATGTGTGGGCATAATAGGCGCATGTATACTAGCATACTCGCTCAGAACACTCCATGCCCAAAGACAAGAAACAAATCTAGTATGGTGTGCCAACAAATATGCACTTACTTCACTTAGATCATCAATCAAAATGTTTAACTGTATGATACATGGAATTCTATAAGATCACAGAAATGTGTCCAAATGATTCATTTATCTGTGAGATACTGTGTAAGATATCTTCCTCTTTAGCAAAGTGAACTATATCGAACCAGTCAACAGAAGCATTTCAGACTGTCATACTGTCATTATTTCCACAAAATAGTATTGCGAACTGACCTCAAATATGTCCGCATTTTCAGTGCGCCAACAACGTCTGATCTCACAATCTGCCCATTGCTATTAACAAGAATGTTAACGCTCTCCACTACATCCAAGAATACCTGGAAAAGAGGATGATTGGCAGCATGTCAAGAACCATCAGAACCTACCAGGCGACATTAAAAGAGGAAGCAAAGAATGAAAAAACTTACTTCGTTCTTTTTGTACCGAATCCCCTCACTCCGCCACGAGACAGCATTCGTTACGGCCATCGGTGGCCTCTGTGAGACCTCCATCTTGTAAGCGTCTGTCTTGATGAACTCGCTCAAGATCTTTGCCTCTGTGTATTGTGGGTACCCAAAATCCATCATCTCATCAAGCAATTCATACTATACACAGAAGAATATACAAGAAACCATGAGTCAAATCACAGCAATAGAAAGCTCGAAGCAACTGAAAATAACATGCCTTCCAAACCCAATTCCTGTCACAAACAGTTACATACCACGACGACAAAGTTATCTCTCAGTGATTCCTCCTCCAGTTCCTCGAAATAGTGCTTGAACACCTACACGTGCAcacgcagaaagtacatgaaatgGTGCTCAATGTGGCACTGCGGAGATGAGTCGGGCGTTCATACATCGACAAcgcggtggaggaagaggagaatgCTGGCGGCGTTGCAGTTTTGGCGGGAGGCggtgaggaggaagacattgttaTGCTGTATAAACATGTAGGTGACTCCCGCGTCGTCGTAGACCACCGGCGAGTAGGCCTCCGCATCGCCCTGCCCGATCACAGCAACTTAGCGCAAAGTCAAAGCAAGGATCTTTATCATGCTGCAATAGAGGCGTTTAGGATTGCAAGAGGGGTTGGTTGCTACCTCCTTGTCAAGGAGCTTGGTGAAGAAACGCTCGGCCTGGATGGCGGTGACGTCGCCGCGGAAATCGCGCCAGACGAGGACGCGGCCCTTGATGTCGAGCAGGAAGAGCGCCGACACCGCGCCCGCCATCGGCGCCCGGCGCGGCGGGATCTCTCAGTCGCTTGCCGGATCTGGATCGTCGTGCCTACTCACGGCCGACGGGCATGCCGGGCGGTAGCTGCGGCCGGGCGAGAGGGGCTCGCCGGATCACGGCGGTGGGAGGTGGATCGGGGTCGGGGTGCGGGGATCGTGGGGGAGTCGGAAATGAAGGGGGTGAGTGGGTGACGAGGGGCAACCGGGAAGGGTACGGCTGATTTTTCCTCGGTTCCACTGCAAAATGGACCCCCAGATGTTCCTTGCCTAGTGGAAGTTTTTTTGCCGAGGCAAACGACATCGGGATCTCTTTCTAGTGCAAATTTTAGATCAAAATTCACACTACAAAACCGAAATGAAATATAAGTGAAATTTACAAAACCTTATTATCATCATTGTAATAATTAAACGTGAGTGATAATTAAGTAATTCTACGGTTATCGAATACAGCTGCAACATGTACTGTAACTCATGAATAGCACGAATCGTGAATCAATTTAACAGACTGAAGTATTTTtgtgttgcaactcatgactagcacaAATCATAACAGAAAATTAACGATTATGTGTAATTTTTGTAGTTTCAACTCATGTTGTTGCTCGTGATTTTTCTCTATTTTCATAACATGTTGCAACTCATGGCTAGTATGAATCAAGCTGCAATCCAATAATGTTATGGTCGGCTAAGAATTAAATTAATTTTCTAGTGAATAGCAAAATCGATACTAGTAAACATATCCATATCCCCACCATCTGTTTAGGATCTACATATGAGTTAccacaagtaaaaaaaaaagttacATCACTCTCCTCTAAAAAATCCTAGAGAGGCAATTCTTGGGACACTCCCCCCCCCCTTCATATGTTGGCTTTGCCAGTGTGGGAGTATGGGGAGATCTCGGTCTACTGGATGGAGTTGTAGTGTCCCCTTATTTAGCGCGTTTACTAGGCTACAAGATGTTCATTTGTGGTGGCAAGGGTGCCAATTTCGCGAATACTTTTCGTCAGATCTCTCCATCTTGAATGTTTCGGCTGTGACGACGTTGATGGATGGTTGGCGTAGATTCGTGTAGGGCGGTGAGGTTGGGCTTTTTAGCATTTGTCGACCCAATAGCTTCCCTTTGCAGTTTGACCTCCATCAATGGCATGAGGCCTTTGAGTTTCCTACAGGTTTCGTTGTTGAACTTGTGGATCTTTCGGTTGAGACAACTTTGACATTTTCATGTCCAGGGCGATGATCCAGCAGGACCGTGGCCTTGATGACTTCTTGTCGGTGATTACCAATGACTTGTTGGCTCCGAGGATGGAGAGGCAGCGTTGGGAGTGGCCATTGGCCCGTTCCAGAGGAATAGGACAATCGCTCCCCAAGGACCTCGATGTATTATCTCTATTTCTTAAGGGTGTATGTGTCCTGTTGGTTTGATCAAGTAGTAGATCTGCAGGTCATATTCACAGAAAAAAAAATGGTGCCACATTAAGCACATCAATTTTAAAAGGTGGTCATGTGAGTGACATTGGCGTGAGTGGCACAATGAACGACGGTAATAAACTAATGATGGTCTGGTGCTGTCGACTGTATTGCTCCTGGATGCGCCTACTATGACGCCAAACGTTTTGCTGACGGCCCAAACCTTAGCCCCACGAGGATAAGTAGAGAGCGAAGAGAATGATCCAACCGAATTTTGCAAGGGTTTTTTTAGCTCCCTCTATGATGATAAGTGAAACGCAAAGAGGATGTCCAACTGAATTTTGCGAAGGGTTGATCTATCGACTAACTTCTATATGTCAGAAAGTTTACACATCCTATCGACCTATGAGTAACTCTTAAAATTGCAAGCTAAAGAATTGGAGACGAAGGATAGGGTGGAAAATCATCAGAGACTGACATGGCGATGACATAGCAGAACTGCAGAATCATACTCTTGAATTATTTTTTTGCCACAATTTTATTTACGCGACGCCCAAAGACTCCGAGGCTGAACTGCTTACAGAAGACAAGAATGTCACACGGTGGCTAACATCAGAAATCCCGACACCAATAACGCGACAAACTGTAACACTCACAATCAAGCACAGACCTACAAACATCGGACACCCTAGCTTATACGGTAAGTTATTGGAACCATCCAAATCCAGATGAAGGCCTGAACATACCGGACTCCTTAATAGCACCGTAGCTTGATTGCTGTCTGGAAA contains:
- the LOC124665163 gene encoding AP-1 complex subunit mu-2 — translated: MAGAVSALFLLDIKGRVLVWRDFRGDVTAIQAERFFTKLLDKEGDAEAYSPVVYDDAGVTYMFIQHNNVFLLTASRQNCNAASILLFLHRVVDVFKHYFEELEEESLRDNFVVVYELLDEMMDFGYPQYTEAKILSEFIKTDAYKMEVSQRPPMAVTNAVSWRSEGIRYKKNEVFLDVVESVNILVNSNGQIVRSDVVGALKMRTYLSGMPECKLGLNDKVLLEAQGRATKGKAIDLDDIKFHQCVRLTRFENDRTISFIPPDGSFDLMTYRLNTQVKPLIWVEAQVEKHSRSRIEFMVKARSQFKERSTATNVEIEVPVPSDATNPNIRTSMGSAAYAPERDAMVWKIKSFPGGKEYMCRAEFSLPSITAEEAVPEKKAPIRVKFEIPYFTVSGIQVRYLKIIEKSGYQALPWVRYITMAGEYELRLL